From the genome of Anaerolineae bacterium:
CCGAACGTCCTGTAATTCGGTCAATTGGGTGATGATAGCCGTGTCCAGATCGTAGCGGAAGAAGTTGTTGGCATTCTCCCGGTCCGACTTAAAAATGAACGAGCGACCACCTTTGAGCCAACATTCGTCGGTAAAGTAAAAATGGTGCGAGTGGCCCAAATAGTTGGTGAGTTGGGTCACTTCGCGGTTGCTGTAGCTGTCACTATATTTAAATTGGGGGTCTTGATAAATTCGGCCTTTGCTCATAAGATTTTCTCCTTTGAAAATGTGGGAATCTCGAAGCTAACTTCGAGATTCCCGGTTTTATTTAACCGCGTACGGCAGTAGAACGTTTGAGGGGCAGCGGGTCCATGGCCTCGGTTGGTTTTGGCATGGGCGGATAGTCAGGCTCAGCCAGGTCCCGGATCAATTCATCAATGCGGATGGCGCGTTTTTGTGCCAGGGCATGGTTGCCGGCAATGCCGGTTAAAATTGACCACGCGCCGGAGCGGCAATCGGCGGCGCGTTGATACTTGTCGACTCCTTGCGGATTAAACAGGTCTTGCAGCCTCACGGGGTCGGCCCCGCCGTGACCGCCGCCATTTTTATCAACCGGCATCTCGTAGCCGGGTTGGAAGTGGGGCATAATTTTGATGCGAGTGCCGTCGGCCACCGAACCGTCGCCGCTGATGTAGACAGTTTCCTGCATCGTATGTTCCAGCCGGCCCTTGCTGCCGTTAAAGGCAATCACATACCCCTCCCAGGGCATAAAAACGTGCAACAAATAGGTGAGCGAGGCCCCGTTGCGATAATTGACCAGCACGCTCAGCGTATCCTCACTATTCATATCGGCGCTAAAAACGCAGCGGTCGCGGAAGTCATCAACGTGCCGGTCTGTTGTTTGATGCTTACTTGAACCGGTATCGTGGTTTACGCCATCTCTAATCTCATCAATTTATCGCCAAACGCAATTTCCATTTGCGGTGCAGACAGGTCGGCCACACAATAGGGATTCTCATAATGTTTGAAATCCTTGATCGGCTGTTCCTGGCCGTTCAACAACAATGGGCCTTCCCGGCCAAAGGCAAATGTCTCGCCGCGCAACGTATCGCATTGGACCAACAAGTCGTCAAAGGTTACGGTCAGTGCCAGCACTTTTTCCTGAAAGTCGCTAAACTCGCCGTCCAATGCGGCCCGGCCCATGTGGCACAACCAGCTATTGCGCAGCCCGTAGGAGCGCAATTCACGGTAGGCGTTATCTCCCCGCGTGATAAGTTCAAAACCCTGGGCGGCGGTCAGGGCCAGGTAGCCGTTGTCCTTGCGGGCAAAGGCCCATTTCTGGCCGTTGGCGCCGTCGCGCAGCACGTATTCGTCAAAGGCAAAAACGGGGAAGTAGGCGTGAGTGAAACCCAGCCAATCGTCCTCCGGCAGGTTGTGGATGGAGACCAACACATCTTTCCATTGGGCGGTGCGGGGCAGGATAATATTGCCGTGCCAGAAATCGGGCCGATGGGAGCCTTCTTCGCTGACCCAGGCGGGGTGGTTGACAAACACCACCGCGTCGGGACCCATCGTCGCCTGCCAGAGGTGCTGCTGGGAACCTTCTTCGCCGGGGCGGTAATCCTGCGCCGAACAAAGCATATAGTCGGGCGTTTTATAGGTGACTTTGTTGACTTCCCAAGAGCCGGTTTTCCGGTCGCACCATTCTTCAAACTCACCGGCATGGCGCTCACGACTCCACATTTCTTCGGGCAAAGCGGTGGCAATCTGTTGAATGAGAGGGGGGAGTTCATAGTTTACGGCGCAAGCCAGGCTGACCGGCCCCAAAATATGCTGGTTGAACACGCCCATGCCCCACATCAAACGGCTAATGCCGGCGGTAGACTCCAACCGCCCGCCTTTAATGTGCGGGCTGTAAGTCCGCCCGTGGGTGGAGCCAAACGTGCCCCGGTACGAATTGACAGCCATGGTAAAAAACATCTTGTCCATGATCACCGCGGCCAATTCGTAAACCTGGGGATTTTCGGCCAGGTCAACCAGGTGCGATAAGGCCAGCAAATCTTCTTCAAAATAAACGTTCGAGTCCCACTCCTGAAAGCCGCCTTTTGCCCGTTTTTGCAGCCAGGAGAGGGCCAGCCGCTCACCTTTTTCCCGATGCCATTGGCCGGTTTGATTGGCGTTGGGAAATGTTTTATCGGGGAAAAGTTGACCGGCCAGAATTTCGCAGGTGTGGAAGAGGATTTGGTGGTTTTCCGACCAGTACCACATCACATCGCTGCCCGGTTCATCGTCCCAATATTTGAAGTTGAGAATGCAGGCTTCCAGCGGTTCTCTAATTTTTGCCGGAAACGATGGGTCATCGCCGTAACGATACAACATTCCCAACAATCCGGCCAAGTAAAAATCGCTGCAATCCGCGCGCCGGTTGATATTTTCGATGCTTTCCAGGATGGCGTCGAGGCGAACCTGAGACCACGCGCCCAGGGCCATTTTGGCAATTTCGGAAAAAACATTTTGCTCGCGGCGGGCAGCGTCTTCCAGGGCTTCGCGGCGGCGTTCCGGGTAGGTGCCGTAAAGCGTTTGGGAATAGCGATTGCGCATCAGGTAAAAAGGAATATCGCGGTGGATGCGCATGTTGCCTTCGTGGAACTCTTTGGGGTGCGGCATCAATACCGCCCGATAGGGGCCTTCCGGGAAATGATAGGCCTGACTCAGCCGGGTCTCATTGGTTTTTTTATTTTCGCCAAATTTAAGCGATTCCAGGTAAATGCGGTTGGCGGGTGATTGAAATCGCACCGCGGCCGTGGTCGGCGGCGGCATATCTTCCGGCAGGCGCAGGATGATTTTGTCGTCCCACACGTACACGTCGCGGTCCAGGTAAGCGGCCTCAAACATTTGCTCCAGGGTTTGAAAACGAGCTACATCGCCGTTAGCGGTGGGCAGAAACACAACATTGTCTTGATCATCATCCACGGTGATACCTACAAGTTGCAGGGCCATCGCATACGGGCAATCGCGGGTGGCAACGTTGGCAAAACGCACCAAAATTTCATTATGCCCGTCTTCAAGCGTGGTTTGAACGGAAACGCTGCGAGGCATCGGGTGATAAAAATGCTCGTGGCGATAAATGTGCCGGCCGTTGAGCCAGATGTCTGCCGGACCGTGAGTGGTCAGAATGAAGGTTACGTCTTGGGTCGTCGTACTGGCCACACGGGCGTAGGCCCAGGTTTGTAAATAATGGCAGGTGTGGTAAAAAGCAGAGCGGTCAACAAAGTGGTCGTCGCGGCAGCTCAAATAATCCCAGCGCAATTCGGTATCGCCAATGGAGAAAGTGGTATGTTCAACCGGCGGCTGGGTGATGCCGGAATCTGCCTGATGGTAGTGACGGTCAATTTGAAGTTTAAAATCGTCCCCGGCAAAACGGTCCAGGTCCGGCACGGCAATAGCTTGAGGCCCGGCCACTAACCAATTGTGAATGTAACCGTTTTGCAGATTGTAACCAAGGTAGGCGATGGGCATGGGTTGACTCCTTAGATTTAGATTCCTGGCATAAAATTTTTTGCGGGCAGACAATTTGGTGTTGTCTGCCATAGAAAAAACCTCTCTCAATGAGGTTTAATGAATGTTAAACTGGTGTTGCAATTTTTTCAGGAACTACCCATGGCGGATGAGGTAGCCCTGTTTCCCGCAAATGCGCGGCATAAAGAAAGCGGTAGGCGTCGGTCATGTAGTAATGACCAAACCGTTTTTCCGGCAGGTTGTCCACAAAACGGGAGACCACCAATTCGGCCATGGTTTCATCCATGCCCGATTCAACCTTGTAATCAAAGTAAATGGCCAGGTCGCGCTCTGGGTCTTCGATGATGCGTTTGAGGCCATAGGTTTCGGGGTAGCGGTGAACCGGGGAGTATCGCTCCAGGGCAAACGCGCCCGGTGAGGCCGAGTGGATGGCGTATTTGTTTTGGTAAATAAAGTTGACCGTTTCCTGGGCGTTTTCAATGGTTTCGCCGGGGAAGCCAAAGAAGAAGAAGGTGTGGTTCCAGATGCCGGCGGCGGCGCTTTCTTGCAGAATCCGTCCCATGTGTTCCAGTTGGGTGCCTTTGGCCATGGCTGCCATAATAGGTTTTGAGGCGGTTTCCAGCCCAAAGAGCAACATACAGCCGCCGCCCTGGGCCACCTTCTTCAAAATATCGCGGGTGAGCGGTTTTTCAAAACGAACACAGCCGCACCAGTAAATGGGCGGATATTGCTGGGCCAAGATGGGCGCCATATCGCGCAGGTTGCGCGGCGTGATGGCCTCATCGGCAAAAAAGATGTGCTGCGTGCCGTATTTTTTATGGAGAGCCACCATCTGGTCAACAATTCGCTGGGACTGGAGTGGCTTGTAGGAAGATGGCCCGCCGTAATCCACGTTGCAAAAAGCGCATTTGCCGTAGTAACAGCCTTGCGCGGTACGCAGCGGCAACACCAACTTGGGAACCAAATAGCGGTCCAGGGGCAGACCGTCAAAATCAGGCAAGGGCAGCGGGTCAAAACCCGGCTCCAATTCGTGATTTGCAGTGGTCCGCACCCGGTCGCCGTCGCGGTAAATCAAATGGGGCACTTGCGACAGGTCGCCATTGCCGGCCAGCGTTTCAACCAGGCGTAGCAGTGGCGTTTCACCGCCAAAAATTACCGCGCTGTCAAACCAATCAAAAAAGGCAGACGCCTGCGGAATTGCCTCACGCAGCATGGTGATGTGCGGGCCGCCGGTAGTCACGTGACACGGCAGACCGGCTTCTTTGATCAGATAGGCCAGGGTAGCGCCCGGCAGCATTTGTTCCAGCGTAGGGATGGAGATGCCCACAATATCGGGTTGCTCGCGTTTGATGTCGGGGATGACCAGCCGCTTGAACAGGTCAAGAAACATGTTGTGCGCCGGATCGTGCATGGCGCGTTGCAGGTTTTTGCTTCGATCCACCGGATAGGGCGGCGTGTAGGTAGAAAGGTTCAGCGAGGCCGGATAAAAGGGCAATGAAGCCAGGTTCAGACATTGAAACATCGTCAAGAAAGCCTCTACGCCGATTGGCCCATCCAAAAACGCCTCGCTACGAACGACGTTGATCGCGTGCTCAACCCGCTCGACCAGCGTGGGGCCGTGATCCAGCGCCCACTGCATCATCTCTTGTGGTGGGCAAATATGACGGGCCGGCCGCCGCTTATCCTGACGCAGACGCTTGAGCACCTGACGGAGATAGTCGCGGCTCAAAACAGCATCAAAAACCTCAATATTAAGATCGCGTTGAATAACGTCCACATTGTGCGCGCGCAGGTGGGCGGTGAGGGTGGGCACAGCCAGATGCGGCATCGCGGGAGTCCAATGTGGTGGGAAAAAGAGCATCACTTTCATCGCATTTATCCCCCCAGATAAATTTGCCCCGTTATTAGTTTATTTATACAAAACACAGCGGACCTTATGCCTCTCGCCAACCTCAATGTAAGGCGGGTCTTTTTGGTCGCACACGCCAGGAATTCTCTGGCTGCAACGCGGATGGAAAGAACAACCTTTGGGGATAGAATAGGGGTCGGGTACGGTGCCCTTAATTGATTCCAGCCGCCGTCGTTCCCGGGTTCTTTGGCCCAGACGAGGGATAGACTGGAGCAGCGCCTGGGTGTATGGATGTTTGGGGTTATAAAAGATGGTGTCAACATCCGCTTCTTCAACCACTTTGCCCATGTACATCACAATAACATACTCGGTCATCTGCGCTATCACCCCCAGGTTGTGGGTGATGAACATAATGGCCATGCCCAGTTCATCTTGTAACTGGCGCATGAGTTTTAAAATGGCGGCTTCGGTGGTCACGTCCAGGGCAGTGGTTGGCTCGTCGGCAATGAGTAAGTTGGGATGGCACGATAACGACATCGCTATCACCCCCCGCTGGCGCATTCCGCCGCTCAGTTCGTGCGGATAACGATCAATGGTGCGGCTGGGTTGGGGCATCCCTACCAGGTTCAACATTTCAATAGCTTTTTCTCGGGCTTCGGCCTTGGATACGGACTGATGCAGCACAATGGCTTCGCTGATCTGGTTGCCCAACGTATGCACCGGGCTGAGCGAGGTCATCGGTTCTTGCGGCACCAGGGCAATTTGCCCGCCACGAATACTACGAATGAGGGTACCTTTAGGGTTCACTTCCGTCAAATCTATCACTTCCGTTAGTGTACCATTTTCGACAGGCAGGTAATAGGTGATCTTGCCTTCGACAATTCGGCCGGGCCGAGGCACGATGCGCAAAATAGAGCGGGCAGTAACCGATTTGCCGCACCCGCTCTCGCCCACAACGCCCAGGGTTTGGCCGCGTTTAACCTGGAAATCAACGCCATCCAGGGCGCGGGCGGTGCCTTCATCCATAAAAAAGTAGGTCTTCAAATTATTGACATCAAGCAGTACGTTATTATTTTCCATAACAGGTTTCCTAAACCGGCCAAAGCCGGGAACAAAAGATAGTTGCTGCCGGAAATCCTTATTCTTTGGACAGAGATTTCACGGGTTAGGCCCTAACGCGAGTAGGGATCGGCGGCATCACGCAGACCGTCACCCACAAAGTTAAAGGCAAGTATGGCAATGATCACGGCTAAGGCCGGGATCAACACCCAAGGGGCCAAAACCAGCGATCGCACATTTTGGGCTTCACGGAGTAAGACACCCCAACTGATGGCCGGCGCCCGCAACCCCAAGCCAATGTAGCTGAGGCCGGTTTCGGCCAGGATCATGCCGGGGATAGCCAGCGTAAGGGCAGCAATGATATAACTTAGAAAAGAGGGCAGCATATGCCGCAGAATAATGCGCATCTCGCCGGAACCAACCAAGCGGGCCGACATGACAAAGTCTTCTTCACGCATGGCCAGGAAACGGCCACGCACCACCCGGGCCATCCAGGTCCAACCAATCAGCGACAGGATGACGGTAATGGCAAAGTAGGTTTGTATAATAGACCAATCAGAAGGCAACGCGGCGCTGAGGGCCATCCATAGCGGGATACTGGGAATGGTGCGGATGAACTCAATGACTCGTTGAATGATAACATCAAGCGCGCCGCCGTAGTATCCCGACATGCCTCCCAAAACAATACCCAGGGTCAAACTCATTAACACGCCAACCAGGCCAATCGAGAGCGAAATTTGGGTTCCCTTACAGGTACGGGAAAATACATCTCGTCCCAGACGGTCGGCTCCAAACAAGAAGAGACCTTGTTCTTCTTGGGGAACGGGCAAACCAAAAAGATGGATATCTGTGGTCCAGAGGCCAAGTACTTTATATTCAGAACTACGAACAAAGAACTGAATGGGGTAGCGGGTAGTGGTATCTTCGGTGTAAAGATTGCGGAGTGTTTCGGGATCTTTTGATCGGACAATTTTGTAAACAAATGGCCGCTGTAATTGGCCTTCGGTATCTATAAGGTGAATATCGGAAGGCGGGGCCAGTTTGTATTTGGCAAAATACTGCTCGGGATCGTAAGGCGCAACAAACCCGGGAAAAAGGGCCACAAAATAGAATAGTATCAAAATAATAACACTGATGACGGCCATTTTGTGTTTGCGAAATCGCCACCACATCAATTGCCAGTAAGAGGCAACATATACTTTCTCTTCTTCTGAGGTGATATCTTCTACTACATCCAGGTCGTCGATCCCGTGGCTTTCTTCACCCTGGCTATCTTCGAGCATTTCTAAGTCATCTCTGTTCATTGCTTTAACCTCCCAGCCGGATGCGGGGATCGACCCACGCCAACAGAATATCCGAGATGAGCGTACCGATAACGGTCAGTGTACTCAATAAAAGCAGAAAGCTGCCGGCCAGGTACATATCTTGAGATAACAGGGCGCGTAACATCATCGGCCCGGTTGTCTGCAAACTGAGCACAACGGCAATCAAGGTTTGGCCGGAAATCAAGGCGGCCAGCGACCAGCCAACGGTGCTAAAGAAAGGGTTCAACGCAACCCGCACCGGGTATTTCCAAATCAATTTGCCCTCGGTCAGGCCTTTGGCGCGGGCCGTTTCCACGTAGGGTTTGTTCAGTTCATCAAGCAAGTTGGCGCGGGTGGTGCGGATACTCCCCGCCGTACTCTCCAGCGCGATGATCACCACGGGAATCCACAGGTGTTTGAGCATATCTATCACTTTATCTATACTCCACGGGGCCAACAGGTACTCCTCCGAAAACAGCCCCCCCACATTCAGCCCCAACTGGCTCATGGCCACCCACATGACAATCAGGGCCAGCAAAAAGCCGGGCGTGCCCACCCCCACAAAACTGATAATACTCATCACGTAATCGGGGATTGAATATTGATGGGTAGCCGAATAGACTCCCACCGGAATGGCCACAAACCAACTGACCAAAATGGCTACCAGGGAAAGCATAACGGTTAAGGCCAGCCGCTCCCAGATGAGGTCTTTGACCGGTTTCTGCCATTCCATAGACTGACCCCAGTCACCCCGCAAAAAGATACCACTCATCCACTTGTAGTATTGCATGTAGATGGGTTGGCCCAACCCGTAGCGTTCTCTCAGGTTTTCAATCCTTTCCTGGTCAATGTTATCACCTTGAGATCTCATTTGGGCGGCATAAGAGGTTAAAAAATCGCCCGGCGGGAGTTGGATAATAAAAAAGGAAATGAGCGAGATGACGAGCAGGGTGGGGATCATCAGCAGAACACGCCGCAGGATATAACCTAGCATATATTACCTCCAAAACATCACCGTGTATGATACTTAGAAACAGCCATTGAATACCTTCGGCATTTACAATCCGGGAACTCATTTATTCTCTGTGGGGGGCAGCATGAAGCCTGCCCCCACAAGATACAACGCTTGCTACTAACTACACATGATTTTCAGGGTCTTCCCAGTAATGGGTTTCCGGCCCCAGTAAGTGTTCGTCGGCAACGGTGTCGTCAACCGGCATCCCTTCCAGGTAGCCCCGGAAGCCATTCTTAACAATACACGGCACCGGCTGCTGACCCAGGAAGCCAATCATCGGCAACTCTTCAGCCCAGATATCAAGTATCCCAGAGAATAACTCGGTCTGCTTATCCGGGTCGGGTGTCTGCGAGACTTCGTCCCAGATGTCCCAGATATCCCAGATCCAATGGCCCTCGGGTGGCTCTTCGGCGTTGGGGTCACTGGGATCGTCCCACCACATACCCCAGGCGTTGCCCCACGGGCGGTCACGCATGGTCCCCCGGAAGATGGGGGCCAGGGGCGCCAGGGGCAGGAGGGTCCGGTCGCCGCCCCAAAAGGCGGCTTCGATGTCGTTGGACTCGAAGTGTTCGGTGTACAGCGAGCGTTCGGCATAACTGTACGTCGCCTTAACACCCACGTCGGCAAAGTATTTTGCCACCAACTGGGCCCCGTCCTCGTCGGGCGTGCCGGCCTCGGCCGTGCCCTCGATGATGAAGCTCAGGGTTTCCCCACTGCCGTCCTTCCACAAGCGGAAACCGTCGGCATCCTTTTCGGCGTAGCCGGCTTCGTCCAGCAGGCGGTTGGCCTCATCCGGGTCGTACTCAATGTAGGCATTGGACAGTTTGGGGTAGTACTGGGGCGATTCTTCCATGGGGCTGTACTGGCGTGGCTTATAGAATCCATCATAAGCCAGCTCGTTTAGCTCGTCGCGATTGACGGCCAGCGAGAGGGCGATGCGCACATTGCGGTCATTGAAGAATTCCCGCAGCCGCTCGTTTTTGGTGGTTTGGTTTGGTTGCATAGCCACGTGATTGGCGTTTTTCTGGACGAAAACGCGGTAGTCGCCAGACTCCTCGCTTTCCTTGTAGAGCGTGTAGTTAGACATGGCAACCCGGCGCTGCTGGAAGTCGATTTCGCCGTTGGTGATCCACAGGTTAAAAACCTCGTCCGCCTCAAACAGGCGGTGGTTGACGTGGTCAACATAGGGCAGTTGGTTGCCTTCGGGGTCTACCCCGTAGAAATAGGGGTTGCGCTCCATCACAAACAACTCCTCCGAGAGCGCGTTTTTGGCCAACCATGGGCCAAGACCAGGGCGTTCAGGATTCATGTACCAATAGTCCCTACTTTCCAGATAATATTGCGCCCAGCTCTCAAAACCAGCCTCTTTGGCTGCCGCTTCGATGGCGTCCTTATCGCCAAAATTGGGGTGGAACTGCTTCATGTAATGGCTGGGTACGGTATTCCCTACGCCAAAGGCTTCCATCCCCACCCCACGAGTCAGGTCGTAGATAAAGAGTGGCATGGCCTGGACAAATTTCATCTTAAAGGTATATTTGTCAATTGCCTCCAGTTCCATGGGGGTTCTCTCGGGGCCGGCAGTCCATTTGGTGTACACCGCGGGGAAGAGGTCGGTGTTGAGCATCACGTTTTCGTACCACCACACCAGGTCATCGGTGGTAAACTCAACGCCGTCGGACCACTTGGTGCCTTCACGCA
Proteins encoded in this window:
- a CDS encoding ABC transporter ATP-binding protein; translation: MENNNVLLDVNNLKTYFFMDEGTARALDGVDFQVKRGQTLGVVGESGCGKSVTARSILRIVPRPGRIVEGKITYYLPVENGTLTEVIDLTEVNPKGTLIRSIRGGQIALVPQEPMTSLSPVHTLGNQISEAIVLHQSVSKAEAREKAIEMLNLVGMPQPSRTIDRYPHELSGGMRQRGVIAMSLSCHPNLLIADEPTTALDVTTEAAILKLMRQLQDELGMAIMFITHNLGVIAQMTEYVIVMYMGKVVEEADVDTIFYNPKHPYTQALLQSIPRLGQRTRERRRLESIKGTVPDPYSIPKGCSFHPRCSQRIPGVCDQKDPPYIEVGERHKVRCVLYK
- a CDS encoding twin-arginine translocation signal domain-containing protein, encoding MAQKRIISRRKFLQLSTLAAAGAVATACAGAEPTEAPVQEAPTEAPAEPTEAPAEPTEAPAEPTEAPAEPTEAPTEAPPAATGGEAPMLAELVAAGELPPLAERLPKNPAVIPVNDGIGNYGGTIRRGFKGVSDRWGPTKMNDHFYAWFDIDLNLIPHLAESWETNDDASEWTFHLREGTKWSDGVEFTTDDLVWWYENVMLNTDLFPAVYTKWTAGPERTPMELEAIDKYTFKMKFVQAMPLFIYDLTRGVGMEAFGVGNTVPSHYMKQFHPNFGDKDAIEAAAKEAGFESWAQYYLESRDYWYMNPERPGLGPWLAKNALSEELFVMERNPYFYGVDPEGNQLPYVDHVNHRLFEADEVFNLWITNGEIDFQQRRVAMSNYTLYKESEESGDYRVFVQKNANHVAMQPNQTTKNERLREFFNDRNVRIALSLAVNRDELNELAYDGFYKPRQYSPMEESPQYYPKLSNAYIEYDPDEANRLLDEAGYAEKDADGFRLWKDGSGETLSFIIEGTAEAGTPDEDGAQLVAKYFADVGVKATYSYAERSLYTEHFESNDIEAAFWGGDRTLLPLAPLAPIFRGTMRDRPWGNAWGMWWDDPSDPNAEEPPEGHWIWDIWDIWDEVSQTPDPDKQTELFSGILDIWAEELPMIGFLGQQPVPCIVKNGFRGYLEGMPVDDTVADEHLLGPETHYWEDPENHV
- a CDS encoding ABC transporter permease, which codes for MLEDSQGEESHGIDDLDVVEDITSEEEKVYVASYWQLMWWRFRKHKMAVISVIILILFYFVALFPGFVAPYDPEQYFAKYKLAPPSDIHLIDTEGQLQRPFVYKIVRSKDPETLRNLYTEDTTTRYPIQFFVRSSEYKVLGLWTTDIHLFGLPVPQEEQGLFLFGADRLGRDVFSRTCKGTQISLSIGLVGVLMSLTLGIVLGGMSGYYGGALDVIIQRVIEFIRTIPSIPLWMALSAALPSDWSIIQTYFAITVILSLIGWTWMARVVRGRFLAMREEDFVMSARLVGSGEMRIILRHMLPSFLSYIIAALTLAIPGMILAETGLSYIGLGLRAPAISWGVLLREAQNVRSLVLAPWVLIPALAVIIAILAFNFVGDGLRDAADPYSR
- a CDS encoding ABC transporter permease — translated: MLGYILRRVLLMIPTLLVISLISFFIIQLPPGDFLTSYAAQMRSQGDNIDQERIENLRERYGLGQPIYMQYYKWMSGIFLRGDWGQSMEWQKPVKDLIWERLALTVMLSLVAILVSWFVAIPVGVYSATHQYSIPDYVMSIISFVGVGTPGFLLALIVMWVAMSQLGLNVGGLFSEEYLLAPWSIDKVIDMLKHLWIPVVIIALESTAGSIRTTRANLLDELNKPYVETARAKGLTEGKLIWKYPVRVALNPFFSTVGWSLAALISGQTLIAVVLSLQTTGPMMLRALLSQDMYLAGSFLLLLSTLTVIGTLISDILLAWVDPRIRLGG
- a CDS encoding radical SAM protein, with amino-acid sequence MPHLAVPTLTAHLRAHNVDVIQRDLNIEVFDAVLSRDYLRQVLKRLRQDKRRPARHICPPQEMMQWALDHGPTLVERVEHAINVVRSEAFLDGPIGVEAFLTMFQCLNLASLPFYPASLNLSTYTPPYPVDRSKNLQRAMHDPAHNMFLDLFKRLVIPDIKREQPDIVGISIPTLEQMLPGATLAYLIKEAGLPCHVTTGGPHITMLREAIPQASAFFDWFDSAVIFGGETPLLRLVETLAGNGDLSQVPHLIYRDGDRVRTTANHELEPGFDPLPLPDFDGLPLDRYLVPKLVLPLRTAQGCYYGKCAFCNVDYGGPSSYKPLQSQRIVDQMVALHKKYGTQHIFFADEAITPRNLRDMAPILAQQYPPIYWCGCVRFEKPLTRDILKKVAQGGGCMLLFGLETASKPIMAAMAKGTQLEHMGRILQESAAAGIWNHTFFFFGFPGETIENAQETVNFIYQNKYAIHSASPGAFALERYSPVHRYPETYGLKRIIEDPERDLAIYFDYKVESGMDETMAELVVSRFVDNLPEKRFGHYYMTDAYRFLYAAHLRETGLPHPPWVVPEKIATPV